In a single window of the bacterium genome:
- a CDS encoding bifunctional 3,4-dihydroxy-2-butanone-4-phosphate synthase/GTP cyclohydrolase II: protein MIAKIEEGIREIRKGKPVIVVDDEARENEGDFIAAAEKVSPRLINFMAEHGRGLICVPLTQDRLEQLDIPVMVQDNTALHGTTFTVSVDAIKGTTTGISAYDRAKTVKALIDKKTKPSDLARPGHIFPLRAAQGGVLRRAGHTEASIDLARLAGFYPAGVLCEIMDASGHMARLPQLARIAKKLRLKIITVKNLIEYRRRNEKLVTRVLATRLPTKYGDFSLILYEDTLNHDHHVALVCGEVAGKKDVLVRVHSQCLTGDVFHSLRCDCGDQLDMALKLIAKNKNGVFLYMRQEGRGIGLANKLKAYQLQDQGMDTVEANIALGFAPDLRDYGIGAQILADLGLSTVRLLTNNPKKIIGLEGYGLKVTEQVLIFAPHKQNLRYLRTKKEKLGHLIPEAVFDNKDY, encoded by the coding sequence GTGATCGCTAAAATTGAAGAAGGGATCCGCGAGATCAGAAAAGGGAAGCCTGTGATCGTGGTCGACGATGAAGCCCGCGAGAATGAAGGTGACTTTATTGCGGCCGCCGAAAAAGTTAGCCCGCGTCTAATCAACTTCATGGCCGAGCACGGCCGGGGATTGATCTGCGTTCCGCTTACCCAGGACCGGCTGGAACAGCTTGACATACCGGTCATGGTCCAGGATAACACGGCGCTCCACGGAACGACCTTTACGGTCAGCGTGGACGCCATCAAGGGAACCACGACCGGGATCTCTGCATATGACCGCGCGAAAACGGTCAAGGCGCTGATCGACAAAAAAACAAAACCGTCAGACCTGGCCCGGCCCGGGCATATCTTCCCTCTGCGCGCAGCCCAGGGTGGTGTCCTGCGCAGGGCGGGTCATACCGAGGCCAGTATCGACCTTGCAAGGCTTGCCGGTTTTTACCCGGCGGGCGTGCTCTGTGAAATAATGGATGCCAGCGGCCACATGGCGCGGCTGCCACAGCTGGCACGGATCGCAAAGAAGCTGCGCCTGAAGATCATTACCGTGAAAAATCTCATTGAATACCGCCGCCGGAATGAAAAACTCGTCACGCGCGTACTTGCGACGCGTTTGCCAACAAAGTACGGCGATTTCTCCCTGATCCTTTATGAGGATACCCTGAACCACGACCACCATGTCGCCCTGGTATGCGGCGAGGTCGCGGGCAAGAAAGACGTGCTCGTACGCGTGCATTCCCAATGTCTGACCGGTGATGTCTTCCATTCGCTGAGGTGCGACTGCGGAGACCAGCTGGATATGGCGCTGAAGCTCATAGCAAAGAACAAAAACGGCGTTTTCTTGTATATGAGGCAGGAAGGACGGGGCATCGGTCTGGCCAATAAGCTTAAAGCATACCAGCTGCAGGACCAGGGAATGGACACGGTCGAGGCGAATATCGCATTGGGCTTTGCGCCGGACCTGCGCGACTACGGGATCGGCGCCCAGATCCTGGCCGATCTGGGTCTTTCGACCGTACGATTGTTGACGAATAACCCCAAAAAGATCATCGGTCTCGAGGGTTACGGGCTGAAAGTGACGGAACAGGTCCTGATCTTTGCTCCTCATAAGCAAAATCTGAGATACCTGAGAACTAAAAAGGAAAAACTGGGTCATCTCATACCGGAGGCCGTTTTCGACAATAAGGATTATTAG